From the Juglans microcarpa x Juglans regia isolate MS1-56 chromosome 3D, Jm3101_v1.0, whole genome shotgun sequence genome, the window CCTTTCCATTCTTCAGTCCAGCTAAATCAGTTATTATCTCATCCACCTTATCTTGCCCTACTAACTCCTCCAATAactccacatcccaactattcGACAACCTACAATCTTTAACTTTCAAAAGAGGAGAACCCATAACATTCATATCATTAATCAATGGACCATTATCcctccatttgtcataccagaaaaaaagATCACCCTCTctaattttccattttgaattatttaacaACAACGGAATACAATTAGCAACCATTCTCCAAAATCGAGatcctttattattttctataagaTACCACGGCCGGGTTCCAACatatttggttttgaaaaaaattgccCATAAAGAATTACCTTGAAGAAGGTTCCAAGCGAAGCGCATATGCAAGGCTTTCTGAACATCCTCAAGGCTTCATAACCCAATTCCTCCTTCTTCCACCGGCTTACACATCTTATTCCAAGCcaaccatttctttttgttccgTCCATCAACttctccccaaaagaaagaactcATCAATCTATGAATCTTGGCAATAGTAACTTGAGGTACCTGTAAAATAGCAAGTAGATGGATATTCATACTAAATAGAACATGCCTCAAAAGAACAAGTTTTCCTCCCGAAGAAAGAAGCCTCATCTTCTATCCACTAATCTTTTGCCTCACTTTATTCACCATATCTTCTAAATGAGCCTGTTTCAAACGCCCTCGAATTATTGGCACACCTagatatttgaaagggaaagtTCCTTCCATAAAGCCCGTCTGCCTTAAAATCCATTGCTTACGCCGATTTGGAATTTTATTAGAACAATACAAAGCAGATTTCTGAACATTAATAGTTTGTCCTGACCACCTCTCATATTGAATCAAATTTTTTGAAGAACCCGCACCGATCTTTGACTTCCATTAGAAAAAACCATAACATCATCAGTATACATCAAATGAGAGATAATAGGCGTACCTCGGGCCTGAGAGAATAGGCCAAACTGATTCTCTTGCACACTCCTATGAATCAAATGGGAAAGAACCTCTTGTTGgatgataaacaaataaggagatagaggatcaCCTTGACGGATCCCACGACCACCCGGAAAAAAACCCTTAACCGTTCCATTCATCATGACTGAATACCAAGGGCTAGAGATACACGAATAAATCAACTCACAAAATTGAGAAGAGAAACCAAAccttctcaaaaccattatcaaGAATCCCCAATCCACCCGATCATAAGCTTTCGCCATATCCACTTTTAACAAGATATTCCCCCCatgtattcttttattaatagacTACACCAACTCCTGAGTGAGGCTAATGTTCTCAAAAATACTCCTTCCAGGAATAAAGGCTCCTTGCTCCAAAGAAATCAAGCGAGGTAAAATACTAGTTAAATGAGAAACAATAATCTtggagcaaattttataaaatacagaaCAAAGACTAATAGGGCGGAACTTATCAAAACATGTGGGTGACTCCATCTTTGGTATAAGAACCAAATATGAGGCCGTGAAAAATCTTGGAAGATCCTTGATCATAAAGAATTCCACTACTGACTTCCAAACATCAACCTTAACCACTTCccaacaatttttataaaaacccgCTCCAAACCCATCAGGACCCGGAGTGCTTTGATTTGGGATGGATGATACTGCCTCAAACACTTCCTGTAAAGTAGGTGGCCTAATCAAAGAAACATTTTCCTCCTCTAGTATGACCGACTCAATAAGGCCTTCCAGTCTAGATTGCTCTATTGGCAGTTCTCCTCGAAGTGAATCTTGAAAAAATTCCACCGCCCCTTGATGAATACTCTCCAGGCTCTCATAAGTTATTCCATTCGATCTCATCTCCAGcactctcttcctttttttattgataagacaagcatgaaaaaattttgaattactaTCTCCCTCCAACTTCCATTTAAGCTTAGCCATTTATGCCAATCTCATCTCTTCCCGATGCCTCCAACCAGCTAGATTTGAGACTGCCTCATGTAGTTCTCTCTCCAAATTGACCTCCCAATTTGATTGAAGCTGTAGCTCAATCTCCTCAATCTGTTTTTCAAGGGCATCAATACGCCCTATTGTGTGACCAAATACTCTTTTATTCCATTCCCGAAGCACCACCTTCgtatgttttaatttcttacttaAACACAGGATCGGAGAACCTACCATCTGTAAATTCCAAGCAGCTCTAACACAATCCAGGAAATCAGgatgatccacccacatttgttgaaaccgAAATGGAGACGGCCCATAGGAGAAAGGATCTTTCTTGAACTCAATGATCATGGGGGCATGGTCTGAAGTAGATCTAGACAAGTAAGAACAAATAGTATTAAGGAACAAATTACTGAATGAATTATCCATTAGAGCACGATCAAGCTGAGCCCACGAACGGGCCAATCCTGAatgcccattacaccatgagAAACAACTCCCTTTCGTAGCCATTTCCATAAGACccctttgatgaatccaatcattaaaatcatccatagcCACATTTGGCCGaggtcttcctcttctcctttccGAATCATtcttgataatattaaaatcccccacaACAACACAAGGATCTACACCCACATGATTACTACTGAGCTCTTGCCATAGATAGCACCTCTCCACCCAGGAACATTTAGCATAAATCAcatgaatcaaaattttatcCGCACCATTCTCTACAACAACGGAAATAAATTGCATACCCAACTTATCAACTTGCACCTTATAAATACTATCCCACAAAAGCCATATTTTCCCCCCTTCCACCTCATTAGAAATAACCatatcaaaatttagacttCTTGCCAATTTACGAGCACCCACTAAATTTTGAAACGGTTCTAAAAGTGCAACAATTTTCGGTTTATATCTTCCCACCAATGTCTTTAGTCTGGTTCTAGATGCTCCCacccctctaatattccataccAAGATGGAATCAATCATTAAGCAATGTTAGAATTTTAGGCAAGAACCCGAGAAGAACTACGCATTTTAATAAACTTTTGTTTATTATACCTCTTTTTACCATCATTCAACTCAGATTCAGTAAAGTAGTCTTTAGTTTGTGAAAAAACCTCTGGAATGCTGTTCCGGTTCTGGTTCTGAAGAACAGTTCTCTTCCATTATGATTTCTTcatcaacttcttcatcaacGTCCTCATCTATTTCCTCTTCCACCACTGGTTGCGTCTGCTCCATAATCGGACCATTATCTTCCGCACGCAAACTCTGATTTACGTCCATATTAGACGCCACATAACACGCACCCGTGATAATCCCTGCACCATCTGCATCCCCAACGTGTAACATTAAATCTGTTTCATCCTTTGTTTCAACAAGAGGCGTCAACTGCACCACCCTATTAATCACAGGAGGAATTGCTTCTCCCATCTGCTCCGGTTGTTCATCATTCTCAGAACCCAACTGCACCATTTGGTCTGCCACCTGCACTGGCAATTCTTCCTTCTCGGCATCCAACTGCACATGAACTGCAACTGCTACTTCCGTCGCCTTCTCCACCCCAGCCTCCTCTGTTTCTTTGTCCATCCGCATAGAATGTTCACCCACAGcattattttccacaagaaccagCGGAGGAGTTTCAACCTTATCATCATTCTGCTCTACCCCGTGATCATCCGAGAGGCCTTTCCTACTCCCTTTTCTTCCCCCTTTCTTACCAGCTTTTCCAGGATTACAAGTCCGTGCATTATGACCCTGCATCTTACATGATGAACAGAAAGCTGGGAgcgtttcataaaatatttcttgcttTCGGCTAGAAGACAGTCCAGGCGCTCCAATCCAGAAATGAGACAGTGGCGGTTTTGCAGCATCCACTTCCACACAGAGCCGTGCACCATCCGTTCTTGTTGCGCACCGTGTCGGATTATCACGGCGAATAAAAGTTCCAATCGGTGCCatcaaaatcttcaagaaaGATTCTTGATAAAAGTTTGGTGGAAGACCCGACAAAGAAACCCATACCGGGACCCTTGatggctcgtcatcctcattgAATTCTGGTGACCATCTGAATGCACGGTAGAAGATCCCATTTATTTCACAAACCTCCCGTGATAATGCTTTGGTGAAATCAACTTCATTAGCCATGCGAACGAAGACGTTACGCGGTCTCCTCATGGCAGAAACTACTGGACTGGCCGTAAGGCCCCATCGACTGTGAATGAAAGCCCTCACAGCATCCAACGACGGACGGTTCTTCAAGAACTTGAGGACTACAGAGTAGTGGAAAGGTTCCGCTGATCTTGCTATTTCTTCTTTAGTAAACTGAAAATATACCTCACCTTCCAACATCTTTGGAAGCCTGGGTGCAAGAAGCATCTCCGGTATAGGTTGAGGGACGGCACCCACCAGATCGGCAAAGGAAGGCCGACCGGTGCCACCCTCTATGGTTGCCATGCAGCCTCACGTAAAGCCCAGACCCCGTGCGGCAGCAAGAACCCTATTctttagagagaaaaagggtaAGAAATAGACGAAGGTTGGGTGCATGGCAAAATGAAATGGGCCTACTTGAAAACAAGTGAAGTCATGCCATAAGGACCATTGTGCAAAGAATTCATGGGAGGACCTTTTTTGAGAATGTAATAAGTATGAGTGTAAGGAGATCTAAGTATTTGGGAAGAGTCCTGTCGATAACACTTAAGTGCGAATTGCCATGGATAACGTTTTTTAAAGCATTCGTGATGGAGAaagttttgattattttgtcAACTCCTACACATGCCAACACATATACTAACGATCATCTCTAAGGCGACAATATCCTCATACCCAGACTTCATCTAGGTTGTACATATATAATCGAAGGCACGTGCTTCTCATCTAAAATAGGCAATGCGCTCCAAAAGGTCTGAAACCATCCCGACCAGCCATAATGAGCACCTATAAACCTCCACCCAAAAACATAGACTTAAAAGCTCGTAACCTCAATTCCAACTAGAATTTATTCTAGTGGAAACTAGACTCAATATCAAACACCATTGAAGTCCACCAAGTCATAACTGAAAATTGCCTATGATACAAAAGAGTATGCCCAATCCTACTCTCAATCACATCCTACaccatcataaaaaatatcattcccatcaatttgttggacttttatCCTTATAGTCgacaaaaatcatttcctaaagttTG encodes:
- the LOC121255236 gene encoding uncharacterized protein LOC121255236; amino-acid sequence: MATIEGGTGRPSFADLVGAVPQPIPEMLLAPRLPKMLEGEVYFQFTKEEIARSAEPFHYSVVLKFLKNRPSLDAVRAFIHSRWGLTASPVVSAMRRPRNVFVRMANEVDFTKALSREVCEINGIFYRAFRWSPEFNEDDEPSRVPVWVSLSGLPPNFYQESFLKILMAPIGTFIRRDNPTRCATRTDGARLCVEVDAAKPPLSHFWIGAPGLSSSRKQEIFYETLPAFCSSCKMQGHNARTCNPGKAGKKGGRKGSRKGLSDDHGVEQNDDKVETPPLVLVENNAVGEHSMRMDKETEEAGVEKATEVAVAVHVQLDAEKEELPVQVADQMVQLGSENDEQPEQMGEAIPPVINRVVQLTPLVETKDETDLMLHVGDADGAGIITGACYVASNMDVNQSLRAEDNGPIMEQTQPVVEEEIDEDVDEEVDEEIIMEENCSSEPEPEQHSRENGADKILIHVIYAKCSWVERCYLWQELSSNHVGVDPCVVVGDFNIIKNDSERRRGRPRPNVAMDDFNDWIHQRGLMEMATKGSCFSWCNGHSGLARSWAQLDRALMDNSFSNLFLNTICSYLSRSTSDHAPMIIEFKKDPFSYGPSPFRFQQMWVDHPDFLDCVRAAWNLQMVGSPILCLSKKLKHTKVVLREWNKRVFGHTIGRIDALEKQIEEIELQLQSNWEVNLERELHEAVSNLAGWRHREEMRLA